Part of the Ictalurus furcatus strain D&B chromosome 10, Billie_1.0, whole genome shotgun sequence genome, TTTTCCACTTTTGATCCATCTTGTTTTCAGGCCTGCTCTGGAGCCATTACCAGACGAAGCCATGCTCTCTGACTATGAGGCGAGGCGGTTGCTAAACGCGTTTATCAAAGAGTTTGTGCAGATGACTGCAGAAGACCTTGATCAGCAGGAGACTGAGGAGAACAGGTAGACGTTGTAACGATTAAAAGAAATCCAAAAACTAAGATAACAGTGATACAGATTACTTGAAGGATGGTGcacttattttctctttttttaatgaagtgaatcagtgaatctaaAAGGCTTCAACATGAGAGCAAATGCCCCGTAGTTATAAGATAATGGATGCAAAGCTTTTTACGATGGAGGTATGTCCAGAAAAGACCTGTACTCATTTACATAATGAAATGGAACAAATCCGTGCGACATTTTCTCTGCCAATCTCCAGTTTTTGCATGAGGTTTGATTTATTCCCGAGGACTTTATGCAACGTTGCCTGCAAAGCATGCAATCGAGAGAACAGCATGAGCTCCAGAAATACAAGAAATAATATTTTGCATGATTTATCCATTGCTGTGATAATGCCAAATTAgccagaaatatatatatatatatatatatatatatatatatatatatatatatatatatatatatatatatatatatatatatatgtatgtatgtataaataaaaaactattgATCATAACAGTGAGTGTGAGCATGAAGTAATTCCACTTAGGAAGGAGGCATGTTTAGTTTGATATGCGTCTGGCTCTTCATTGtagaataaaactgaaatgtgtTATGCATGCTGTGTTCTGTTACTGTGAGCTGTGTGTATGATCTCTTCTCCAACAGCATGGGCAGACCCATGTCCAAGCGCTGCTCCAACCTGAGTACCTGtgttctgggaaagctttcaCAGGAACTGCACAAGCTGCAGACATACCCACGCACCAACGTAGGAGCGGGAACCCCAGGAAAGAAGCGCAGCGCAGAGCATGTGTACAGAGAACCATCCGATCTCATCTAAACGGCTCTCTGCTTTGGTCCCGATATCCGAGTGTCAATGCATGTGTATTTCTTTTTGCTTGTCTGACTTGATTTCCTCATTTGTCCTTTTTTAATCTTCATTGGCAGAGACAGCGTACTttaatgtctttctttcttaatgtcTTACTTATCTGTTTCTACCTGGGCAGCTCTCATTGACAAACAGCCTCAGTTTGACctgaataaacatatttttacaaAAGAAGTCTGTCTATTTGCTTATTGAGCAAAAATGTCACGTTTTGCCAAATGTCACGTTAAACCTAGTCTAAGAGTCTATAGGTAAGACAACAACATTATCCTGACTACCCAAATTTTTCAGAATAATTTTcactttgttttcatttagacatgttcatgttcttgttgggtttttcttcttctttagcGTTACAGCACAGAAGCGAGCCTGTAACACGGCCACATGTGTGACCCATCGCTTGGCAGATTTCCTCAACCGCTCAGGAGGAATCGGAAGCAACAAGTTTGTCCCAACCAACGTCGGCTCGCATGCGTTTGGCCGGCGAAGGAGACTTAGTCAAGAGTAGACATGAATGTCTTTGCAATATGGTGAGAACCCTTTTACACCTTTTCAAATGCATAATTATTTCACATGCATTCATTTTGAACTTATTTGCAGGATATGGGTGGAATGGTGAAAAATCACAGCATGATAAGTATTCAACTCAGTCTCATGGTTTTTGTTACCTATGAAATGATTTAGTTAGAGAAATTttccaacatttttttaaattagtactatttttaaaattgtacagCACCATTTTCCGTCGTGTTTAGCAGAAATATTGTatggaacaacacacacaccctcatagCATAATGTTAATGGTTTACCTACTATAAACGCCATATCTGTAAATGCTCAAACCCCAACTTCCAAATGTACTGAGCACTGATTTTGCTGAAGTTTCCACCATAGAAATGACAACGATATCATACTCTAACGgcatataaatgtaaaacaatgcTAAACTGCTTGAAAACTGGTCATTCTATTTCGCCAGGTCACCAGGCTATACATTTACAGCTCTCTGCTGTGCCATGatcaagagagaaaataaaaaaaaaaatcaacatgtgCATTGAGATCCCCGGGAATGGACATCATTTCACTCATCATCTGAATGGATTCCTGTTGACTGCATTGATCTGTAAAACCCAACAGCCCATTCTCAAACTGTTATTGTTTggctctctataaaaaaaaaagaagaagaaagaaagaaaaggttaaaaacaagaaaacattaGCGTCCATTTAAAATCGGTTATGCTCATTTTCCAGtccatttttttaatggaggGAGAGTGATGAGAATGATTGTTCATTCTTTATTGTGGACAGAGAGCACATCGTGTGTACAGTGCGCTGTGGCCCATGTTCCTCTGCTGCACGTCGCAGTATTGTGGGGATGAAATTAAAGCAGTGCCTTGAAAAAGGCTTCCCTGACTTATGGACGTGTCTTGTGCCTTGATGTAAATCCACTTTACATGCCGCTGTTGTACAGAATGTCTGATGCAGAAAGAGGGAGTTGCAATCAATGACAAAGTTGTAACAATTGTGAATCTGAGCaagattaaaatgtattttagatACATAAGATTTGGGTTGTTGTTTCATTGCCTTGTTTATGTGATGGTTTGCATCATAACTCTCCCATACAGTGTACTGCGCCACTCCCGTATACTCACACTTCCTACAAAATGATCTTAATACAAGTGTTCATGCATacactgataaaaaaaacatcaacttGTAAACGAATGAAATGATGAATAGAGTGTGattagacaaacaaacaaacagtctgTCTTATAGGAGGACAGGTTTATCCTAGCCTCTCCCAAATGAGCTAAGCAGTGATGTGGAAGTATTTAAACACAAAGGCCAAATAGCTATAAATCAGAAATAAGTGGGAAACACATGAGAACACAGAAACAGCAACAGAGTGTGTCTATTGATCCCTAAGGAACAAGAGTATGCTCAATGCGCTGCGTGTTATTTTTGCTTATTAGGCCATCTGAGCCTTTTAAAATGACAGCAGCCATCTCACACAAAGCCCCTGAGACCGGCCTGTcgttattctctttattctcagtAGTAAAGCTGGAGATAATTAACAAGCTACTCTTTCTACTGCTGGTACGATTCCACGCATGAGCACATACTGTTTACATACATATCAATTcctgcacatttatttatttatttgtttgtttgtttgaaaaaggAAGCAGAAAAAGCCACGATGACGATAatggtgatgaggatgatgatgatgatgatgatggcagtGATAACAATGCCTTCAGGGAAGAAAAGTTAACAAGTTAATGAACTTATGCAGTACTTCAGAAAGCTGTAGatgtatatttgatattttctgcATTAACATGTCAGTACACGTGGGGAATTATCACCCAGTCTgtgtccagtggacttatataaacactgtagggtgtaagttcaacactggggattttgctgtataaattttacatttccaaacattaatTTGAAACATTTAGTTTTGGTATGAGGTTAAATAAAGTAAGATCAGCTGTTTTGGTTTTACTGCAGAAACAGAAGAACCGTGTCAGGTTCTCCAACATGCGCCATAAACTTACAGCTGATTCATTTTTAAAGACTTTAAAGACATTCACAACAAACACTGACCTGCTTTCGTTTATTACTACCTTCTGATGTTTATAgtcatgctttatttattttagtatttactgAAGCCATCTTTGCTTTGCAGAAATTATTGACGTGTGCTTGCGAACAAGATTCATATTGGATCCTTTGTTTGAACTTAATTGAGAAGCAAATTGGAGAAAATCTGACATGGGTCATGACTATCATCCTATTCATATCACATGAATGAATTGCGAGGAATTAAAAGTACAAGATTCCTGGTATGTTGTCCTCAGCTGGTCTTATGGCGTTTCACCAAGTGCTCTTTTCTATCCATATTTCACACAGTCCAAATGGCACCGCTCCAGTAAGATGCTTTGTTAATTAACCTCTGTGCCCTCATAGTAGGAGTGACTCATTTCATATTACTGTCCTGCTCCTGCCCACCCCATCGCTTTCTGCTAATAAGGAGATATTGTATCCCCTCATGCCTCAATTACTGAAAAACAGAGCCTAAAAAACAGACAGTCAATTTATAATCCTGCACAAACTTACTGTACCTTTCCTGCACACATCTTACATATCTGGCTCATTAAAGCAGCAGGAGCATCTATTTAGATGGGATAAAAATGCCAATAATGCAACATTTCATACAACCAATCGAAAGGTTTACAGTAAACAGCTATTTGCCCATGCCATGACGTCAATAGGTGTATTAGCTGTATTAAACCCATGGCAGGAAAAAAGAGAACTGGCCTAAATGGATGCTGTCAACGCCCCAAGTTAAGTCACAGATACTTAAAAGCACAGTGCTTTTTTCTCCAAATGGCAGCCAGCCAATCCATTAAGCTATGACAAATATGATCcagatatgcaaaaaaaaaaaaaaaaaaaaaaaaaatccaataataTAAAGCATAGCATGAAGTGGGCAAAACACCACTAGCCCTTACAATACTGTTATAATCTAAAATACAATGTAGCTGTGGTCAATAATAGAAACAATCTTATTTGCTCCTCTTTATGAGCTCAAATAACCAAAGTATGGATTACCTGAACAATAGattataaatagatagatggatggatggatggatagatagacagacagacggacagacggaAGCCCGTAacctgtatatatacatatacgggcattttcaatgcttgtgctgttttcttatagacacttcccattttgtgaaactcaacaactttttgctgcacatcacagcttcaatttttcacagccttccttgttcatatttaccaagggtgccatatatatatatatatatatatatatatatatatatatatatatatatatatatatatatatatatatatataatgtccaGACTGAAATGTATAATGTCCagacaaaaattattttaaaatatttgttctAGCCCTAACAGTAaccctttgtttgtttgtttttttttttttaggatacatttaataatttatctTTTGTTATActattttcttgttgttatatTATAACAcagtggtgactttttttttcacccaaaaTCCATGGAGTTTGCATTGC contains:
- the calca gene encoding calcitonin/calcitonin-related polypeptide, alpha; translation: MVMLKISAFFVAYALIICQMYCSNAAPSRPALEPLPDEAMLSDYEARRLLNAFIKEFVQMTAEDLDQQETEENSMGRPMSKRCSNLSTCVLGKLSQELHKLQTYPRTNVGAGTPGKKRSAEHVYREPSDLI